From the genome of Astyanax mexicanus isolate ESR-SI-001 chromosome 3, AstMex3_surface, whole genome shotgun sequence:
ttatttcagtcatttctcattttctgcaaataaatgctctaaatgacaatatttttatttgtaatttgggagaaatgttgtctgtagtttatagaataaaacaacaatgttcattttactcaaacataaacctataaatagctaattcagtgctctcttcatttattcCAGACTTGTTTGTTCCTCTGTTTTAACACTGTTTGTTTCCCCCTGGTTTTTAGGTGCTCAGGACTGTGTGATGGAGGTGCGCCGAAACGGCACCCTGCACCGTAAGATAGCCCTTCCTGATCACCTGCGGGATTTTTCCAGCTCTTACAGCAGCTTTGTGCTCTTTAACGAGGTAGGCAGCACCAGACCTTTTCCTGTTAACCCTGCTACACTCTGCTCCCCGCAGCCGTGCCTCTCTCTGAACACACTATTACTTATTCACTTCCTGTCAGCTGGGCCAGGAGGCATGTGTCACGCTGGCAGAGAGTATTTCATTAACAGATAATAGTGAACACATGTGGAAACTgtgttctaatgtgtttttttttttatatagagtgACTGGAGACAGGAGTTTAAACCTTTTTTAGCATTTGTGAGCTAGTGGGAAATGCCCATGCTGAGTTCACACTGTCAGCAACAAGTCTTAGCAAAcacgctaatccagcaagctacctatgtAGCCATTCGCTACTTCCTTtatccacgcttcattttcctccaaactgtccaCACACAGTCACTGTGCTGAATcccacacaccctctctctctctctttctctctctctcttccctctttcatcttttgtattgtattgttataTGCAGAAACAAATAAGatatatggagctacactagcatttatttcctcCAGTTAAACTCTCAcataaactcagtaactcagaatattagaatattctaatttaaaaagcatcaaatctaccctgagatattataatacaataaaaaatgtcTAGTCTAAAAAGTCTAAATCGAGCCTGCCAGGCCTAATaaatcacactacactattattactgtctccttcccaaaatacagggaaataccagcatttaaacaaatataatctaaatataattaatgtaaaatatatatcatatcttTATGTAGTAAAATATATGCTTTTAGCTGtttattactagtttattttgtgctaaaatggtaagttttgattttttttattatatatacaaaatattggTAAAATCCTGTTGTGTAGTAATAGACACAAATTtatagttttttgttgttttttctactTAATATTTGAAACTGTTACACTTTACTGTActtaaacaatatttatattagattACCTTAACATTTCTTAGGTAATTGGTTACAACAATAGTTTTTATTGGGATTTATAGTGTACTGCTAAATACatttgaatatttattttgtttcagtagtgtatgcTTGGaattaatatattacaaatatatttcagtgttttattatattgccaaaatattaactgtaatactgtaaaatatCATTACTCATTCCTAGTACAAGCTGAATGTATTATTCTTCCACAGTTTGGTACAACTGTGTTGACTGTAATCGCATTTAATAAACCATTATATACTAGAACTGTTTAACACCGTGGTCATAAAGCAGTTGAAGTGTTTTTATAAGAGCACTGCTGACGTTAGCTTGACGTTAGCTTGACGTTAGCTGTATGTGTGAATGTTCTTTTCTTCAGAGTGATTATGGATGAAGATTAGATGTTTGTCTCATTTGTCTCTGTGCTCCTGCAGAGGGAGATGTTGTACACAGGCTGCTTAAACGCAGGTGAGCTGTGCGTTTGGCACCTCAGTGACCTGAAGAAGCCCTTCCAGAGGATCCAGCTGCCGGACTGTGCTGGTGTCATCTGCATGATCAAAGTGAAGAACCAGGTGAGAAATGGCTCTCCGGCAAACCTAGAACCCTGTGtccctgtctctctgtgttcATGTGTCTCTGTGTCCTTGTCTCCCTGTTTCCACGTGCCTCTGTGTCCCTGTGCCTCTGTGTCCCTGTGCCTCTGTGTCCCTGTgagtctctgtgtttctgtgtctttgtgtctctctgtgagtccctgtgtctttctttctctctgtgtctctctgtgttcctgtctctctgtgttcctgtctctctgtgtttctgtgtctccttgtgtttctgtctctctgtgttcctgtctctctgtgttcctgtctctctgtgtccctGTGCCTCTGTGTCCCTGTGCCTCTGTGTCCCTGTgagtctctgtgtttctgtgtctttgtgtctctctgtgagtccctgtgtctttctttctctctgtgttcctgtctctctgtgttcctgcctctctgtgttcctgtctctctgtgttcctgtctctctgtgtccctGTGCCTCTGTGTCCCTGTGCCTCTGTGTCCCTGTgagtctctgtgtttctgtgtctttgtgtctctctgtgagtccctgtgtctttctttctctctgtgtttctgtctctctgtgttcctgtctctctgtgttcctgtctctctgtgtccctGTGCCTCTGTGTCCCTGTGCCTCTGTGTCCCTGTgagtctctgtgtttctgtgtctttgtgtctctctgtgagtccctgtgtctttctttctctctgtgttcctgtctctctgtgttcctgtctctctgtgttcctgcctctctgtgttcctgtctctctgtgtttctgtgtctctctgtgttcctgtctctctgtgttcctgtctctgtgtttctgtctctctgtgtccctGTGTCCCTGTGTGTTGGCAAGAAGAGAGAGTGGTCAGGTTGATCTTAATGTAAATTTGTTGAAGGTTGGGGAGTTTCTGTGCTTCACGGATgcgttaatttttttaatgttgcaCCACAATATAGTCCACTGTTCTCACGTTCAATATTGACTTTGgtttgattattaattattaaacattCCTTAATCTCAGTAATCCACACTGAGATTACATCATAGAAAGCACTATTACCACCACTAGTGCCAGCGCTTCACCCAGGCAGATCACACACTGCGAGCAGGGCCCCAAGTGCTTTGGGGTTACCAAAAAATGTGCCTTATGAAAAATCATCATagtaatagtaatcataataatgatgtatttaaaatacaaatatgtgaAGCATGTTAATAGATTTCtctttgtaaaataaattacatctcttttcaggttaaatccactatatttaaaaaaaatgtttaatatagaCCACTAttgtcttattaaagaagaaaaataaaataaaaataatttcaagatatttcattgtatttttttgatgatgatactcttggcgatatgacaaaacactgaattaaaaaaatatatataatttaagaataaactactgcaaaaaaattaaattttaatttttttttttatttaattttgtaaataaaatatataagttcaggaaaatcttaattaaaatttatatttatatatatatatatatatatatatatatatatatatatatatatttatttttattttttttactgtagttaaaaagaaaaattattaAATGAACTTTACATTTCTTTgttaatcggttacaacaaaagttttgattttagattttattgGGTTTTATAGTGAAGTCAAACTTTTTTAAAGTGGAAATCACATCCAAATTCAATGCAGGAGGTCCAACATACATATTCCACCGATCACTGCAGTGTTCCTTAGCTTTTATtaaacatgacaaaagtcatgggacacaatactagctcCTGTATCATGACTTATTCATGCATATCATTGTATTCAGCTATAGTtactatgattttattttttattgttacgatattaaacatgttaaagGCTGAAGGTTGAAAgcgcttctctctttttttcctacaGATCTGGGTTGGTTGCCATGGCCACGGCGGCAGTAAAGCTCGTGGGAAGATCTACGTGGTGGACTCAGAGCGCCACCTGGTGGAGAAGGAGCTGGTGGCTCATTCTGACTCCATCCAGACTCTGTGCTCAGCCGAGGACCGCTACATCCTCAGCGGCGCTGCTGGACTGGATGGAAAGATTGCTATCTGGAAGGTGGAGTagaagaaaaaggaagaagaagaagaagaagaagaagaagaggggaTCACTGCCAGCAGACTGATATATGAAGGATTCTGAGACGATGCTGcttctcagaaaaaaaacataatgcatCAGAAGGTCGATATGAAGGATTTGATTTATTGTACTTGATTTAGAATTGGTAGTTAGTGTAGTTagactgtgttcagactgcaggcgaATCGGATTCacttctcaaatcagatctgggaatgactgtccacactgttattaGCATGTGATCAGATTtagagtgatggatggatggatggattcattcttccttccttccttcctttctttctttatttatttcttaatcgCAGAGGGAAATTCTTCCAATTCAATATGTAATAATAGATggattctttctttctgtctttctttctgtctttctttctttctgtctttttttctgtctttctttctttcttgatcCCAGAAGGAAATTCTAAAAATTCAATATGTAACAGTAGATGGATggattctttctttttcttgttctttctttcttacttactTTCGTTTCttcgtttttctttctttctttttgatcctacaggaaaaatctgaaaattcaATTTgtaacgatagatagatagatggatggatagatagatagatagatagatagatagatagatagatagatagatagatagatagatagatagatagatagatagatagatagatagatagatagatagatagatagatagacagatagatagacagatagatagacagatagatagacagatagatagacagacagatagacagatagatagacagatagatagatagatagacagatagataagaTCAATAAGATCGGTTTCTGGCCTTCCAGACGATCAAAAAACAATCTGAATACAATTTAGATATAATGCCAAAAAATTAGGATTtgagctggcagtctgaacatagtctTATCACTGGACTATCGTATTATCAGTATTAATAAACAGTGGGCTGCCATATCTCTATTATTTAGCAGCAGAGAGctcatatattgttttatatttatggaACTCTAAATGTAAAACTCTGGGTTGTAAATGTGTTGTGttctatatttgtattttaattatCATATTGATATTCTCATGTTTgttttgtaacattttattttgtttataccGAATATAAAGGTGCTATATGTAtggttatatattgttttaagtATGGGCGTTTTCTTTTTAACACATTacaggatctttttttttttttgcttttttaacaaAAACTCAAAGTAAACAAATGCAACAAAACGTCTCTGCCGTTCTTAAATAAAATGGACTGCCTATcccaacatttacattttttctgttctattctgtatatattgtaaagtttctgtttttaaataaatctgtaaaacaCATTGTTTTGAGTGAGTCTCCTGGCGTGAGGTAGTAATGGCACGTGGCAGGTCAGTGTATAGTGTTAGCTTAGCTGATTGTCTGCATGTAGAAATAGTTATTCTAATATTTTTATTGGATTTTTGTATTGAATGCAAACATCATAAATTGAACAAGACATGATGTTCTGAGATTTTTTTAGCCACTTACCctggtgcgcacacacacacacacacacaatctgctTCAACATGAATAACTTTGGGGTGCGTTTCCCCTACATAACACTGAACTAACATGATACAATGCACTTTTAAACTACTACCATCTGAACATTAAACTATGTTTGAACCATCTGAACTCCACACTGTTGGGAAAACACCGGCATCATTTAGACTAGTTGTTAAGGTACTTAGCAACTGTGCTTTTGTAGagaagagtcaagtcaagagatTTCATCTAGTATActtttgttgggtataaaaatatattttattattcggTACAATTTtgtgttacaaatttaaaatTCTCAATTAGtagaaatttaatttacttattaAAAAGTTACGTTTAAGTGtactttattgtattatttaatgtatttttgaagtatattgaattacattacattgaaGTACACTTTTTAGTCTATAGTTTTTAAACGCACTATATTGtacctttttaaaaagtgcaatcAAAGTtttctttcaaacatttgatgaaagcataatattaacatACTGTTacatacataaatctgttagtgtATTTACATTATACtgcatttcttaatatgttttaagttaaaaaaaaaaatattcaccagGGTAAGCTTCAAAAAGTAATCATTAAACTGGTGTTCCAGTTAAAACATTAAGGCAACCTTCAAAAACCTCAAATGCTAAAAACATCCAACTTGCAttgtaaaatagaataaaaaatcaatcaattTTCACTACTAAAATGTTGCAACCAAAGTCTAAGAACTAGTTTTTGCACCTTTATAAATTTAGGCCGTTCAACCAAACCTtgatcacaaaaacacaaaaatactaaTAGGAAACAGACAGACTCCTTGATTTACATGCTGCATGATTTATTTCACTCGTCATGAACAAACCACTCgtgcaaaaagaaaagaaagaaagcggTTCTAGTACTCGTCTTCCTCTTCCTCAGCGTCTTCTGCAGAATCTGCTCCCACCTCCTCGTAGTCCTTCTCTAAAGCAGCCATGTCCTCCCTGGCCTCAGAGAACTCTCCTTCCTCCATCCCCTCCCCCACGTACCAGTGCACGAAGGCCCGCTTGGCGTACATCAGGTCGAACTTGTGGTCCAGGCGGCTCCAGGCCTCGGCGATGGCCGTGGTGTTGCTCAGCATGCAGACGGCCCTCTGCACCTTGGCCAGGTCTCCACCTGGAACCACGGTGGGCGGCTGGTAGTTGATGCCCACTTTGAAGCCGGTGGGACACCAGTCTACGAACTGGATGGAGCGGCGGGTCTTGATGGCGGCGATGGCAGCGTTGACGTCTTTGGGCACCACGTCTCCGCGGTACAGCAGGCAGCAGGCCATGTATTTCCCGCGTCGAGGGTCGCATTTCACCATCTGGTTGGCGGGATCGAAGCAGGCGTTGGTGATTTCGGATACGGAAAGCTGCTCGTGGTAGGCCTTCTCCGCGGAGATGATTGGGGAGTAGGTGACCAATGGGAAGTGGATGCGAGGGTACGGAACGAGGTTGGTCTGGAACTCCGTGAGATCCACGTTTAGAGCTCCATCGAAGCGAAGCGACGCAGTGATGGAAGAAACGATCTGAGCGATCAGTCTGTTCAGGTTGTTGTAGGAAGGACGCTCAATGTCCAGATTGCGCTTACAAATATCGAAAATGGCCTCGTTGTCGACCATGAAGGAGCAGTCCGAGTGCTCGAGCGTGGTGTGAGTGGTGAGAATTGAGTTGTACGGTTCTACCACCGCGGTGGAAACCTGGGGCGCAGGGTAGACGGAGAACTCCAGCTTGGACTTCTTTCCGTAATCGACGGACAGACGCTCCATCAGCAGAGACGTGAACCCAGAACCTGTTCCACCTCCAAAGCTGTGGAAGATCAGGAAGCCCTGCAGGCCTGTGCACTGATCAGACTACAGGAGACgagaagagaaggggagaaaTCAGGAACATGAGTTTTGTGGTGGGAACACTTTAGGAATGCTTTAGAAACAGTACTCTCACCATTTTTCGCATTCGATCCAGCACAGAGTCCACGATCTCCTTGCCGATGGTGTAGTGGCCACGGGCGTAGTTATTGGCAGCATCTTCTTTACCACTGATGAGCTGCTCTGGGTGGTAAAGCTGCCGATAATGTCCATTACGAATCTCATCTGTGAGGAATAAAGTGAGAAAACGGTAAATTACAGTagggtttttatatatataaaaaaaaaaaaggttatggtGGTAATCAATGGCATGTTATTTTCTGGGTCACACTGATCCGTTTTAATACAGCaggcatttattatttatttttgtttctttaccATTTCATTGtgtataaatctatttttttaatacatattcattttatttatgtattcccTATTGACCCTccctttacttatttatttatttatttttattgcaggTCTGAAGGGAGGTGTGCTGCAGGAGGGGTGGGGGTTAAAAGGGCAAGGGAATGTATCCTGAAAGTGCCAAAAATCTTTAAAACtggtaatttttttaaatcagtctgTTTTTATTCAAGTTTAATGATACGGGGGAAAAATagctaagtattttttttttcagtatgaaacttcatttgcttgctttaattagtgtaatctacATGTAAAATGaagttaaaattagttttttttaatgaaaaaagtgaattatcctaattgaacaaTCACATGTTACagataaggaacaccattgcacttaatattgatagaataattagtaatggcgttaataataaaatattaacactgctcgttaggattttttttttttttttttttttttttttttttttagatctttactttccccacaaaatcttacagcactttaacttttatggagatgtggatttcattttccagcaggacttggcacactgcccacactgccaaaagtaccaattggtcttattagataatattctaattttctgagacactgatttttgggttttcattggctgtaagcttcataatcatcaacaataaaatagtaaacgcttataatagatcactgtgtttaatacatctatataaataactttaaaggAACTTTACAAGACATTTAAGTTGAGCTGCACTACAGCACCTCAAATCCATCTCACCCCAGATTAATTTCTCCTTTAATTAAGAGTCAGTTCTGCAATCTTACCTACAACTGTTGGCTCCAGGTCTATGAAGACAGCTCGTGGAACATACTTTCCAGCTCCAGTTTCACTGAAGAAAGTACCGAAAGATGAATCTGATAAAGAGGAGTTGCCTGAAGCGATCATCCCATCCGGCTGGATACCATGCTCCAGACAATACAGCTCCCAGCACGAGTTCCCCATCTGAACACCGGCCTGACCGATGTGCACAGAGATACACTCCCTCTGCACAGAGAACACACAGCATTACTATACTGAGCATCAGAACACAGAGATACACTCCCTCtgcacataaaaacacagcattacTATACTGACCATCAGAACACAGAGATACAATCCCTctgtacataaaaacacagcattacTATACTGACCATCAGAACACAGAGATACACTCCCTctgtacataaaaacacagcattacTATACTGACCATCAGAACACAGtcaggagaaatagagagagagagagatcaggccTTTATAGAGTAATAATACAAACCATTTTAAATCACTTCTCTGGGAAAGAGGAGAGAGGGGGGAATCTTGATCTGTAAAATcacaaaacagacagacagacagacagacagacagacagaggtcAGTAAAAACACCACAGCACTTCAGCATTATTACTCTCAGTAAAGAGGATCCAGTCTCACCCACACAGCTGCACTAAACCAGCTGCTCACCTGAACCTGCTTTATAAACAAGGCCCTTAATTAAGGGGTGTGGCTTTCCAGTGACGTCAGTACACACCTAAGATGCTGCTTTCAAGCAGAGCAGGGGCCTCATTTAAATAAAGGGTGCGCGTGCAAAAAAACAGGCCTGAAATGTGCGTACGCAACATCTCACGCaaa
Proteins encoded in this window:
- the LOC103033696 gene encoding tubulin alpha-8 chain-like, which gives rise to MRECISVHIGQAGVQMGNSCWELYCLEHGIQPDGMIASGNSSLSDSSFGTFFSETGAGKYVPRAVFIDLEPTVVDEIRNGHYRQLYHPEQLISGKEDAANNYARGHYTIGKEIVDSVLDRMRKMSDQCTGLQGFLIFHSFGGGTGSGFTSLLMERLSVDYGKKSKLEFSVYPAPQVSTAVVEPYNSILTTHTTLEHSDCSFMVDNEAIFDICKRNLDIERPSYNNLNRLIAQIVSSITASLRFDGALNVDLTEFQTNLVPYPRIHFPLVTYSPIISAEKAYHEQLSVSEITNACFDPANQMVKCDPRRGKYMACCLLYRGDVVPKDVNAAIAAIKTRRSIQFVDWCPTGFKVGINYQPPTVVPGGDLAKVQRAVCMLSNTTAIAEAWSRLDHKFDLMYAKRAFVHWYVGEGMEEGEFSEAREDMAALEKDYEEVGADSAEDAEEEEDEY